The Branchiostoma floridae strain S238N-H82 chromosome 18, Bfl_VNyyK, whole genome shotgun sequence DNA window TTTTGATCGACCCCCAGCGTGGTAAgggatataattttttttcaatatgacATCTGAGAAAATTGTTGTAGAGTTGTGATCATATAACGTATATCCATATAATGACATCTTTCCGTAGGCCTAAATGTAATCATGCAAGAAATGGTGTATTGGGCACATTTTTAAGTTGGTCAAATCAGACTAGTCCTGGTcattactacaatactacattTTGCTGCTCTTTTTGCAGCTTGGATTTTTCCGTGGTAAGCCCTAAAGTAGAGGTAGAAATATGTCAACTGCCGTTGTTTTGATTATTGGAACATGCATATAGTTCATAGGAATGGGAGAGCTAGTAGAGTGTGCCCAATTCGTTACGCTTGCACATCAAACGTGCTTTCTACTTCTACATATTAGGCCTACGCCACAGTTCCtacagccccctttacaaatcaagaatttagctcggccgagttgtcagcgagctctaaattacgaggaggtatgaacCTGATGCCGACGAGAAAACTCTGCCATTTGCTTGTAGGCATCTAAATTCTTGgtttgtaaagccggcttacCCGGGGCTCGGGCGGGCTGAAAAATTTATGTTTATGCCAATAAACATGCACAAGGCATtttgttgaattgtttttggtccgttttgtgcttttgttgtattttatatcgTAATTTTCTCCATTCTaaaagcttcatttcatcttttgtcATGCAGACTGTTTCACATACAAATTTCAACCTTTGCTGCACGTTAAAACTTAACATTctaaaatcactttaaaactcctggaatatttacagaaagAGATATTATACTCTAGAATGCagcaatatgatacttaatgtcattttgcatctttttttaAGCTTTTACGTTTTTAGACTACAAAAAAGTTTTCGAATCCCTGGGGAATCAGCTAATTGCACATTTTCACGCGCAGAActttaacgcgcaagttttaatGCGCAAATTTTTAACTTAACGCGCAAAAAAACCCAAACCCGTATGTTATGTGTGAAAAAGCTTTCTGTAttgtacagtttgcaccagtGTGGAGTTCCTGTGTGTAAACAGCAGCGGATGTATGGCGACATCGGGAGTGTGCGACGGAGTCCCAGACTGTGACGACGCGTCGGACGAGCTGGAGTGTCGTGAGTCCATAAACATTCCTGGGATCGTTACTATTCATGGCCAACatggataatctccaagcagatactattCATGGCTTACAGGGCATGAGGCAGCGTGATGTGCCCATgtcgggggtgggggggggggcagtttcTGGCTCACAATAGCTAAATTTCAGGAGCTTGAATATAAGTGCTAAACGTAATGATGTTATTTGCAGGGGTGTTGCTGTGGTGGATATGCTTCATCCTTCTCCCTTTAAGAAGTACTACGTGTATACTCAAAACAGGtttaacattttcaatgattGGTTGTCAATTTCATAATTGTGCATGATAACATACAAAGCTGCATTCCCGTCTACATATTTTTAGCGTCCTGTGTGGAGAGGGGCCAGTGGCAGTGTGATGGCGGGGAGTGCATCAACATCGCCTCGGTGTGTGACGGGGACAAGGACTGTGCTTCTGGGGCAGACGAAGAGAACTGCCCCGGTAGGTTCTGATGTACATTGTCTGTTCGTGGGTAGTTTACAGTACTTCATATGTTTTGCATATACGCGCGTGATGCCTTAACCGTTCTACTGGGCCTGCCACGCCAGCATTGGTCGCGTCAGTCGCGTCAGTCGCTAGAGGCGCGCCAGCATTGGTCGCATCAGTCGCTAGAGGCACGCCAGCATTGGTCGCGTCAGTCGCTAGAGGCGCGCCAGCATTGGTCGCGTCAGTCGCTAGAGGCGCGCCAGCATTGGTCGCATCAGTCGCTAGAGGCGTGTCAGCATTGGTCGCGTCAGTCGCTAGAGGCGCGGCAGCATTGGTCGCGTCAGTCGCTAGAGGCGCGTCAGCATTGGTCGCGTCAGCCGCTAGAGCCGCGTCAGCATTGGTCGCGTCAGTCGCTAGAGGCGTGTCAGCATTGGTCGCGTCAGTCGCTAGAGGCGCGGCAGCATTGGTCGCGTCAGTCGCTAGAGGCGCGTCAGCATTGGTCGCGTCAGTCGCTAGAGTCGCGGCAGCATTGGTCGCGTCAGTCGCTAGAGCCGCGTCAGCATTGGTCGCGTCAGTCGCTAGAGGCGTGTCAGCATTGGTCGCGTCAGTCGCGTCAGTCGCTAGAGGCGCGCCAGCATTGGTCGCATCAGTCGCTAGAGGCACGCCAGCATTGGTCCCGTCAGTCGCTAGAGGCGCGCCAGCATTGGTCGCATCAGTCGCTAGAGGCGCGGCAGCATTGGTCGCGTCAGTCGCTAGAGGCGCGTCAGCATTGGTCGCGTCAGCCGCTAGAGCCGCGTCAGCATTGGTCGCGTCAGTCGCTAGAGGCGTGTCAGCATTGGTCGCGTCAGTCGCTAGAGGCGCGGCAGCATTGGTCGCGTCAGTCGCTAGAGGCGCGTCAGCATTGGTCACGTCAGTCGCTAGAGGCGCGTCAGCATTGGTCGCGTCAGTCGCTAGAGGCGCGTCAGCATTGGTCGCGTCAGCCGCTAGAGCCGCGTCAGCATTGGTCGCGTCAGTCGCTAGAGGCGTGTCAGCATTGGTCGCGTCAGTCGCTAGAGGCGCGGCAGCATTGGTCGCGTCAGTCGCTAGAGGCGCGGCAGCATTGGTCGCGTCAGTCGCTAGAGTCGCGGCAGCATTGGTCGCGTCAGTCGCTAGAGTCGCGTCAGCATTGGTCGCGTCAGTCGCTAGAGGCGCGCCAGCATTGGTCGCGTCAGTCGCTAGAGGCGCGCCAGCATTGGTCGCGTCAGTCGCTAGCGCGCTAGAGCCAGTAGAGGCGCGCCAGCATTGGTCGCGTCAGGCACCAAAGTTAAGATGATCAACTCTGtctcaaaaacacatttccatTGTTTCGTTTGTTTCCATCGATGCTGACCTACTGACTTGGTTACCTCCAGTCCCGTGCAGCGGCCTGCAGTTGGAGTGTGACGGGAGCTGCCTGCCGAAATACCGCGCCTGTGACGGGCTGAGGGACTGCTCGGACGGCGAGGATGAGACCAACTGTACAGCCGGAGGTGGGGGCAGTTCACATGCACGCTATTGGACAGTCTCTTTAGCAAGCTGGACAAAATATCAAATACGTGTATGTCAGAGAAAATACAATTAACTATGTGATACACCACCcacccctccacacacacacacacacacacgtaggTTGTGGTGCTCAGCAGTTCCCCTGCGCGGACGGTACCTGCCTGCTGGAGTCTCAGCTGTGTGACAACCGGACGGACTGCAGTGGAGGGGACGATGAGGACGACTGTGGAGGTGGATAGATCAGTTTCTACTTTTCACATGTCCATATGttccttaggccacactggCTTAATGTTATGCATGACATCGCCTGGAGGCCCACAAACTAACGCCCGAGCTCGAGgcctaaaaaaaaagaaaaatccagcaaaatattctgctaaaccacaggactgaacatccagttcatttctttctttatctgtGATGTAACTTTACCAGTTTGGCTGATAATCATAAAAATATGATCTTTCAAAAAATGATATATGAGTGATACTACTGTTGAGTAGCCACTTAACTTCAACTATAGCGATTATAGGAAAAGTTGCCTCGCTATGTGATCTAACTGACGAAATTTTCCTTCCTCACAGTCGTCCCACCTCCTGGGTTCTCGCTTGGCTTGGCGAGTCGGTACATCCCGGATGTGTTCGTCACCGCCAGTTCCGAGTACAAGCCTGAGTTCGCCGCCTCCCAGGCTCGGCACACGCCTCCGACGGCACCGGGGTACTGCTGGGTACCGAGTTCTGTGCTGGAACAATGGATTCAGGTAGTTTTCTTTCGCTGCTTTGAGCACAACATTTGGATTCATACGCTCCTCATGGTAGATAACAAAGTGTGCTGAATGTCTTTTCTTGTGTATTTTATATTCCTCCTCTTCCACTGCGTTTTACCCAACGGAAGCAACGTAGCCATGTTTACACCTTGATGGAGTaagaaaagttgtgtaaagCGCCTTTCCAAAGGGAACAATGTCGGtaacatggcaggattcgaCGTCTGGGATCTCGACCAAATAACCTGCATCCACCTGACAAACAATCATGAATGTTTGACCGCAGGTTTACTTCGGCAAGACGACTGACGTCACCGGTGTCGTCATCAGTGGAGGCGGCGCGAACTGGGACCTGGGCAGTTGGGTGACGTCATTTACCCTGGCCTTCAGTATGGACGGCACTTCCTGGGTACCGTACGGAGACAGCAACAACAGCGTGCAGGTACGAATGTTTGTCTTGATCGTTAAGGACTGGCAAAGGTAGCTATAGTGATCGGCCATATTGTACCGGCCAAATGAGCTAATTTAAAGTTGCAGGCGAGGACCAAAAGCCACTGCATTGATAACAAGTTATTTTAACAGTACCTTAtactaagaaaaaaaacttactaaACCTAGCAATGATGATAAAGATGGCGATATGGAACATAAATATGGCGCGCCCCTGGGTCCTGGGGTGATGTGACTCCTATCTCTTCTTGACGTATGTGTACACCTGCCAAACAGAGCTAGCAGCGCTTAATGTTTGCAACATAGCTACGGCTGCCGACGTGGTTCTGTGTCTGATGTTTCTATACATGAAACCTAAACCTTCATACCTTCTTCCCCAGGTGTTCCAAGGAAACCGAGAACGGTACAGCAAAGTGAGCCGCCCTCTTCCAACTCCTGTGACGTCACGCTACATCCGTCTGTACCCAGCAGGCTACGCGGGctg harbors:
- the LOC118405502 gene encoding protein rtoA-like encodes the protein MEIALATDATNAGAPLATDATNAGAPLATDATNADATLATDATNAAATLATDATNAAAPLATDATNAAAPLATDATNADTPLATDATNADAALAADATNADAPLATDATNADAPLATDVTNADAPLATDATNAAAPLATDATNADTPLATDATNADAALAADATNADAPLATDATNAAAPLATDATNAGAPLATDGTNAGVPLATDATNAGAPLATDATDATNADTPLATDATNADAALATDATNAAATLATDATNADAPLATDATNAAAPLATDATNADTPLATDATNADAALAADATNADAPLATDATNAAAPLATDATNADTPLATDATNAGAPLATDATNAGAPLATDATNAGVPLATDATNAGAPLATDATDATNAGVAGPVERLRHHARICKTYEVL
- the LOC118405504 gene encoding lactadherin-like; amino-acid sequence: MRPTVQPEFPCADGTCLLESQLCDNRTDCSGGDDEDDCGVVPPPGFSLGLASRYIPDVFVTASSEYKPEFAASQARHTPPTAPGYCWVPSSVLEQWIQVYFGKTTDVTGVVISGGGANWDLGSWVTSFTLAFSMDGTSWVPYGDSNNSVQS